The following are from one region of the Vitis riparia cultivar Riparia Gloire de Montpellier isolate 1030 chromosome 14, EGFV_Vit.rip_1.0, whole genome shotgun sequence genome:
- the LOC117931292 gene encoding protein NUCLEAR FUSION DEFECTIVE 4-like, protein MIRLPERFRAFFNNRWLVFVAAMWIQSCAGIGYLFGSLSPVIKSSLNYNQRQIARLGVAKDIGDSVGFWIGSLCEILPLWAALLIGALQNLIGYGWVWLIITHRVPTLPLWAICILIFVGTNGETYFNTVDLVSCVQNFPKSRGPVVGILKGFSGLSGAILTQIYTMIHSPDHASLLFMVAVGPTMVVFALMFIVRPVGGHRQVRPTDDLSFTFIYGVCLVLAAYLMGVMLLQDLVHLSHTVVTIFTAILFVLVLVPIVIPVSLSFPSEPKAPELEALLTEPQKEEPGKSEQDATEVIFSELEDEKPKEVDLLPASERQKRIAHLQAKLFQAAAEGAVRIKRRRGPRRGEDFTLMQALIKADFWLIFFSLLLGSGSGLTVIDNLGQMSQSLGYDNTHIFVSMISIWNFLGRIGGGYFSEMIVRDYAYPRPVAMAVAQVTMALGHLFFAMGWPGSLYIGTLLIGLGYGAHWAIVPAAASELFGLKNFGALYNFINLANPTGSLVFSGVIASSIYDREAEKQAHHHHHQQQNMGSIFSGMLSVDDPPKCEGSICFFLTSMIMSGICIIAVVLSMVLVHRTKVVYANLYGKSRT, encoded by the exons ATGATTCGATTACCAGAGAGGTTTAGAGCGTTTTTTAACAACAGATGGCTGGTGTTTGTGGCCGCAATGTGGATACAGTCGTGTGCCGGAATTGGGTACTTATTTGGGAGTTTATCGCCGGTGATTAAGAGCTCTCTCAACTATAATCAGAGGCAGATTGCAAGGTTGGGTGTGGCTAAGGATATCGGAGACAGTGTTGGGTTTTGGATTGGGAGCTTGTGTGAGATTTTGCCTCTGTGGGCTGCTCTGCTCATTGGTGCTTTGCAGAATTTAATTGGGTATGGGTGGGTTTGGTTGATTATCACTCATCGAGTTCCAACTCTGCCCTTGTGGGCT ATATGCATTCTCATATTTGTGGGAACAAATGGTGAGACCTACTTCAATACGGTGGATCTGGTTTCCTGTGTGCAAAATTTCCCAAAGAGCCGGGGGCCCGTGGTTGGAATATTAAAAGGCTTTTCTGGGTTGAGTGGCGCCATTCTGACACAGATATATACCATGATCCATTCCCCTGATCACGCATCCCTCTTATTCATGGTTGCAGTGGGTCCAACAATGGTAGTTTTTGCTCTAATGTTCATTGTGAGACCTGTTGGAGGTCACAGACAAGTCCGGCCAACTGATGACTTAAGTTTCACATTCATCTATGGTGTCTGCCTCGTTTTGGCTGCTTATTTGATGGGGGTCATGCTTCTTCAAGACCTAGTTCACTTAAGCCACACAGTGGTCACAATTTTTACAGCAATTTTGTTTGTCCTCGTTTTGGTACCAATTGTGATTCCTGTGTCATTGAGTTTTCCCTCAGAGCCAAAAGCTCCTGAACTAGAGGCTCTTCTAACAGAGCCACAGAAAGAAGAACCTGGCAAGTCCGAACAGGATGCAACTGAGGTTATATTTAGTGAGTTGGAAGATGAGAAGCCTAAGGAAGTAGACTTGCTTCCAGCATCAGAAAGGCAAAAACGAATTGCCCATTTGCAAGCAAAACTGTTCCAAGCAGCTGCAGAAGGAGCTGTGAGGATCAAGAGGAGGAGGGGGCCACGTAGAGGGGAGGACTTTACCCTGATGCAGGCTTTGATTAAGGCGGACTTTTGGCTTATCTTTTTCTCACTTCTATTGGGTTCTGGATCTGGTTTGACAGTGATTGATAATTTGGGACAGATGAGCCAGTCTTTAGGATATGATAATACACATATATTTGTATCCATGATCAGCATTTGGAATTTTCTTGGTCGAATTGGTGGAGGTTACTTCTCTGAGATGATAGTCAG GGACTATGCTTACCCACGGCCAGTGGCCATGGCAGTGGCCCAAGTTACAATGGCACTTGGACACTTATTCTTTGCTATGGGATGGCCCGGGTCACTGTACATTGGTACTCTATTGATTGGGCTTGGTTATGGAGCCCACTGGGCAATTGTGCCAGCTGCTGCCTCTGAGTTGTTTGGCTTGAAGAACTTTGGGGCTTTATACAATTTTATCAATCTTGCAAATCCTACAGGTTCACTAGTGTTTTCTGGTGTCATTGCTAGCAGTATATATGATCGAGAAGCGGAGAAACAAGCTCATCACCACCATCACCAGCAGCagaacatgggatcaattttctCTGGCATGCTTAGTGTggatgaccctccaaaatgtGAAGGTTCCATATGCTTCTTTCTCACTTCTATGATAATGTCTGGTATCTGCATTATAGCAGTTGTTTTAAGCATGGTACTCGTACATCGAACAAAGGTCGTCTATGCCAACCTCTATGGAAAATCACGTACTTGA
- the LOC117929566 gene encoding uncharacterized protein LOC117929566, which yields MSDWGAVFVSVMLFILLMPGLLIQIPGRGRFIEFTNFQTSGVSILVHSLIYFTLICIFLLAIGVHMCDIFEMADWAPVLVGVVLFVLLSPGLLFQLPGHYRHVDFGGMKTNGKSIAVHTLIFVAIFAVLIMALHLHIYTG from the exons ATGTCGGATTGGGGAGCTGTGTTTGTGTCAGTCATGTTGTTCATACTATTGATGCCAGGACTGCTGATTCAGATACCAGGCCGTGGCCGATTCATTGAGTTCACCAACTTTCAAACAAGTGGAGTGTCCATACTGGTTCATTCCCTCATCTACTTCACTCTCATCTGCATCTTCTTGTTAGCAATTGGTGTGCACATGT GCGATATATTTGAAATGGCGGACTGGGCGCCAGTATTAGTCGGCGTGGTGCTGTTTGTCCTGCTGTCGCCAGGACTACTGTTCCAGTTACCGGGACACTACCGACATGTTGATTTCGGAGGCATGAAGACCAACGGCAAGTCAATCGCCGTTCACACTCTCATCTTCGTCGCCATATTTGCAGTCCTCATCATGGCTCTTCATCTCCACATCTACACCGGCTGA
- the LOC117929565 gene encoding uncharacterized protein LOC117929565 gives MRDWAALLIASALFAFLSPGLIFQIPGRERPADFMGMKTNIAAVFVHAVIYGLLLILFFIILNVHLYA, from the coding sequence ATGAGGGATTGGGCAGCTCTGCTGATAGCTTCGGCCCTGTTTGCATTTCTGTCTCCGGGATTGATCTTTCAAATTCCTGGGAGGGAGCGACCTGCTGATTTTATGGGCATGAAAACTAATATAGCCGCTGTATTCGTTCATGCAGTTATCTACGGTTTGCTTCTCATTTTATTCTTCATTATTCTTAATGTTCACCTCTATGCCTAG
- the LOC117930133 gene encoding uncharacterized protein LOC117930133 gives MGADWGPVVVSVVLFILLSPGLLFQLPARTRVVEFGNMCTSGIAILVHAIIYFCILTILLIAVGIHIHAD, from the coding sequence atgggCGCTGATTGGGGACCAGTGGTTGTTTCTGTGGTTCTATTCATTCTGTTGTCACCAGGGCTGCTGTTCCAGCTACCGGCAAGGACAAGGGTGGTGGAGTTTGGGAACATGTGTACCAGTGGGATTGCCATTCTGGTTCACGCTATCATCTACTTCTGTATTCTTACCATCTTGCTCATTGCTGTCGGTATTCACATACATGCCGACTAA
- the LOC117930134 gene encoding uncharacterized protein LOC117930134 translates to MADWGPVVIAVVLFVLLTPGLLFQLPGNNRVVEFGNMQTSGISILVHTIIYFGLITIFLIAIGVHIYTG, encoded by the coding sequence ATGGCGGACTGGGGACCGGTGGTGATAGCGGTGGTACTGTTCGTGCTGTTGACGCCAGGGCTGTTGTTCCAGTTGCCTGGAAACAACCGTGTGGTAGAGTTCGGCAACATGCAGACTAGCGGCATCTCTATCTTAGTCCACACCATTATCTACTTCGGCCTTATCACCATTTTCCTCATCGCCATTGGTGTTCACATCTATACCGGCTGA